From one Lycium barbarum isolate Lr01 chromosome 6, ASM1917538v2, whole genome shotgun sequence genomic stretch:
- the LOC132598636 gene encoding coatomer subunit delta: MVVLAASIISKSGKALVSRQFVDMSRIRIEGYLAAFPKLVGTGKQHTYVETENVRYVYQPIESLYLVLVTNKQSNILEDLETLRLLSKLVPEYCYSLDEEGIGRTAFELIFAFDEVISLGHKESVTVTQVKQYCEMESHEERLHKLVLQSKINETKDVMKRKASEIDKSKIEKNRGEKGGFMSLQSMGSGRIDTGFGSDSGISSTGGSGFGSGSGFGLTPDVDTFSTKSKGRPAASATAPPKGLGMQLGKTQKTNQFLESLKAEGEVIVEDVRPTVGQAKPAAAPLTDPVTLTVEEKINVTLKRDGGVSNFDVQGTLSLQILNQEDAFIQVQIETSGNPAILFKTHPNMNKELFSNENILGLKDPNRPFPTGQGGDGVSLLRWRMQSTDESILPLTINCWPSVSGSETYVNIEYETPAQIDLQNVVISVPLPALREAPNVQQIDGEWRYDSRNSVLEWSVVLIDNSNRSGALEFVVPAADPSAFFPISARFTASRTFSDVKVVNILPLRGGATPKHSQRTTLATETYQVV, from the exons ATG GTTGTTCTAGCGGCTTCCATAATTTCTAAATCTGGCAAAG CTCTTGTCTCGAGGCAATTTGTTGATATGTCTCGTATAAGAATTGAAGGATATCTTGCAGCTTTTCCCAAATTGGTTGGTACAGGAAAGCAGCATACATATGTTGAGACTGAAAATGTGCGATATGTTTATCAGCCGATAGAATCTCTGTACTTGGTCCTTGTGACGAACAAACAGAGCAACATtcttgaagatttggagacactgAGGCTGCTGTCTAAACTA GTGCCTGAATATTGTTATTCACTAGATGAGGAAGGAATTGGCAGGACAGCTTTTGAGCTTATTTTTGCATTTGATGAAGTGATCTCTCTTGGACACAAGGAAAGTGTTACGGTTACACAAGTGAAGCAGTACTGTGAAATGGAGAGCCACGAGGAAAGATTGCACAAGTTAGTCTTACAGAGCAAGATAAATGAAACTAAGGATGTCATGAAGCGTAAAGCCAGTGAGATTGACAAAAGCAAG ATTGAGAAGAATAGAGGTGAAAAAGGAGGTTTCATGTCACTGCAATCCATGGGTTCTGGAAGAATCGATACTGGCTTTGGCAGCGACTCAGGCATATCTAGCACAGGAGGCAGTGGTTTTGGTAGTGGTTCTGGATTTGGTCTAACCCCTGATGTGGACACGTTTTCTACCAAATCCAAGG GTCGTCCAGCTGCATCTGCTACTGCTCCACCGAAAGGTCTTGGTATGCAGCTAGGTAAAACACAGAAGACCAACCAATTTCTGGAATCCCTGAAAGCTGAGGGTGAAGTAATTGTCGAGGATGTGAGGCCAACCGTTGGTCAGGCCAAACCAGCTGCTGCTCCACTAACTGATCCCGTCACGTTGACTGTTGAAGAGAAGATTAATGTAACACTAAAGCGTGATGGTGGTGTCAGCAACTTTGACGTCCAGGGTACTCTGTCTCTCCAAATTCTGAACCAAGAAGATGCGTTTATCCAAGTGCag ATTGAAACCAGTGGTAATCCAGCAATCCTCTTCAAAACACACCCAAACATGAACAAGGAgttgttttcaaatgaaaatattCTAGGCCTTAAAGATCCCAACAGGCCATTTCCCACGGGTCAAGGCGGTGATGGTGTTAGTCTTTTGAGGTGGAGAATGCAAAGCACAGATGAGTCAATTTTGCCTTTAACAA TTAACTGCTGGCCTTCAGTTTCTGGAAGCGAAACCTATGTGAATATTGAGTATGAAACCCCCGCACAGATTGATCTACAAAATGTTGTAATTTCTGTACCCCTCCCAGCTCTCAGGGAGGCTCCAAACGTACAACAGATAGACGGAGAATGGAG GTATGATTCCAGAAATTCTGTTTTGGAGTGGTCTGTCGTTCTCATTGACAATTCGAACCGCAG TGGAGCACTAGAATTTGTTGTTCCAGCAGCCGATCCGTCGGCCTTCTTCCCAATTTCTGCACGTTTTACTGCCTCGAGAACCTTCAGTGACGTCAAG GTTGTCAACATTTTGCCTCTAAGAGGTGGGGCTACTCCCAAGCATTCTCAAAGAACAACGTTGGCCACGGAGACTTACCAAGTTGTGTGA